The proteins below are encoded in one region of Micromonospora yangpuensis:
- the carA gene encoding glutamine-hydrolyzing carbamoyl-phosphate synthase small subunit: MTVRKPAILVLEDGRTFHGEAYGSVGETFGEAVFNTGMTGYQETLTDPSYHRQVVVQTAPHIGNTGVNDDDDESGRIWVAGYVVRDPARVSSNWRARGGLADRLAAEGVVGISGIDTRALTRHLRERGAMRVGISSVDDDPQALLSRVRQAPEMVGADLSAEVSTAQPYVVEAEGEHRYTVAALDLGIKRNVPRRLAARGVTTHVLPAGSTIEDLLATGADAVFFSPGPGDPATADGPTELAREVLRRRVPLFGICFGSQILGRALGFGTYKLGYGHRGINQPVLDRATGKVEVTSHNHGFAVAWPGREQQPGAVRVPGAQPGAVVPDQVVETDFGGVQVSHVCLNDNVVEGLRARDVPAFTVQYHPEAAAGPHDADYLFDRFAELIEGGKNA, encoded by the coding sequence GTGACTGTCAGAAAACCCGCGATTCTGGTTCTGGAGGATGGTCGGACGTTCCACGGTGAGGCGTACGGCAGCGTCGGGGAGACCTTCGGCGAGGCGGTCTTCAACACCGGCATGACCGGCTACCAGGAGACGCTTACCGACCCGTCCTACCACCGTCAGGTGGTGGTGCAGACCGCACCGCACATCGGCAACACCGGGGTCAACGACGACGACGACGAGTCGGGGCGGATCTGGGTGGCCGGGTACGTGGTCCGCGACCCGGCCCGGGTCAGCTCGAACTGGCGCGCCCGGGGCGGGCTGGCCGACCGGCTGGCCGCCGAGGGTGTGGTCGGGATCAGCGGCATCGACACCCGGGCGCTGACCCGGCACCTGCGGGAGCGGGGTGCGATGCGGGTGGGTATCTCCAGCGTCGACGACGATCCGCAGGCCCTGCTGTCCCGGGTCCGGCAGGCCCCCGAGATGGTCGGCGCGGATCTCTCCGCCGAGGTGAGCACCGCGCAGCCGTACGTGGTCGAGGCCGAGGGGGAGCACCGGTACACGGTGGCCGCGTTGGACCTGGGGATCAAGCGCAACGTGCCGCGTCGGCTCGCCGCCCGTGGGGTGACCACCCACGTGCTGCCGGCCGGTTCGACGATCGAGGACCTGCTCGCCACCGGCGCGGACGCGGTCTTCTTCTCGCCCGGCCCGGGGGACCCGGCCACCGCCGACGGCCCGACCGAGCTGGCCCGGGAGGTGCTGCGTCGGCGGGTGCCGCTGTTCGGCATCTGCTTCGGCAGCCAGATCCTCGGCCGGGCGCTCGGCTTCGGCACCTACAAGCTCGGCTACGGCCACCGGGGCATCAACCAGCCGGTGCTCGACCGGGCCACCGGCAAGGTCGAGGTGACCAGCCACAACCACGGCTTCGCGGTCGCCTGGCCGGGCCGCGAACAGCAGCCCGGTGCGGTGCGGGTGCCGGGTGCCCAGCCCGGCGCGGTGGTGCCCGACCAGGTGGTCGAGACGGACTTCGGTGGGGTGCAGGTCTCCCACGTCTGCCTCAACGACAACGTGGTGGAGGGGCTGCGGGCCAGGGACGTGCCCGCCTTCACCGTCCAGTACCACCCGGAGGCGGCGGCCGGCCCGCACGACGCGGACTACCTCTTCGACCGCTTCGCCGAACTCATCGAAGGTGGGAAGAATGCCTAA
- the carB gene encoding carbamoyl-phosphate synthase large subunit, whose protein sequence is MPKRTDLKHILVIGSGPIIIGQACEFDYSGTQACRVLREEGIRVSLVNSNPATIMTDPEFADATYVEPITPEFVELVIARERPDAVLPTLGGQTALNTAVALHAAGVLDKYGVELIGANVDAINRGEDRQLFKDVVAQAGARLGVEDPTALVPRSRVCHSMAEVEATVAELGLPVVIRPSFTMGGLGSGMAHTDEDLARIAGAGLAASPVHEVLIEESVLGWKEYELELMRDRHDNVVVVCSIENVDPMGVHTGDSVTVAPAMTLTDREYQRLRDLGIAVLREVGVDTGGCNIQFAVNPADGRIVVIEMNPRVSRSSALASKATGFPIAKIAAKLAIGYTLDEIPNDITRKTPAAFEPSLDYVVVKIPRFAFEKFPGADPELTTTMKSVGEAMSLGRNFTEALNKAMRSMETKAAGFWTVPDPADATRENTLAALRVPHDGRLYTVERALRLGASIDEVHAASGGIDRWFLDQIAGLVELRAEIVAAPVLDTELLRVAKRAGLSDRQLAALRPELAAEDGVRTLRHRLDVRPVFKTVDTCAAEFEATTPYHYSTYDAETEVTGSARPKVLILGSGPNRIGQGIEFDYSCVHAVQALRSAPSGAAVASGSGADGAGFETVMINCNPETVSTDYDTADRLYFEPLTFEDVLEVWHAEDTSGRAAGGPGVVGVIVQLGGQTPLGLAQRLKDAGVPVVGTSPESIHLAEERGAFGEVLARAGLRAPAHGMATSYEQARAIAEEIGYPVLVRPSYVLGGRGMEIVYDDPTLRDYIGRATDISPDHPVLVDRFLDDAIEIDVDALCDADGEVYLGGVMEHIEEAGIHSGDSSCTLPPITLAASHIEQVRRYTEAIAHGVGVRGLLNVQYALKDDVLYVLEANPRASRTVPFVSKATAVPLAKAAARIALGASIAELRAEGMLPPSGDGGTMPPGAPIAVKEAVLPFKRFRTPAGKGVDSLLGPEMKSTGEVMGIDPHFGHAFAKSQSAAYGSLPTGGKIFVSVANRDKRAMIFPIKRLADLGFEIVATAGTAEVLRRHGVTCEEIRKHYETGQDDDAVSLVLRGEVALVVNTPQGSGASARSDGYEIRSAAVTADIPCVTTVPGVAAAVMGIEARIRGDMQVRPLQDLHATLRGLR, encoded by the coding sequence ATGCCTAAGCGGACCGATCTCAAGCACATCCTGGTGATCGGCTCCGGGCCGATCATCATCGGGCAGGCCTGCGAGTTCGACTATTCCGGCACCCAGGCCTGCCGGGTGCTGCGCGAGGAGGGGATCCGGGTCAGCCTGGTCAACTCCAACCCGGCGACGATCATGACCGACCCGGAGTTCGCCGACGCCACCTACGTCGAGCCGATCACCCCGGAGTTCGTCGAGCTGGTCATCGCCCGGGAGCGCCCGGACGCGGTGCTGCCCACCCTGGGTGGGCAGACCGCGTTGAACACGGCCGTCGCCCTGCACGCCGCCGGGGTGCTGGACAAGTACGGCGTGGAGCTGATCGGCGCGAACGTCGACGCCATCAACCGGGGCGAGGACCGGCAGCTGTTCAAGGACGTCGTGGCCCAGGCCGGGGCGCGGCTGGGGGTCGAGGACCCGACCGCCCTGGTGCCCCGCTCCCGGGTCTGCCACTCGATGGCCGAGGTCGAGGCGACCGTCGCCGAGTTGGGCCTGCCGGTGGTGATCCGGCCGTCGTTCACCATGGGTGGCCTCGGCTCCGGTATGGCGCACACCGACGAGGACCTGGCCCGCATCGCCGGTGCCGGGTTGGCGGCCAGCCCGGTGCACGAGGTGCTGATCGAGGAGAGCGTGCTCGGCTGGAAGGAGTACGAGCTCGAACTCATGCGCGACCGGCACGACAACGTGGTGGTGGTCTGCTCGATCGAGAACGTCGACCCGATGGGCGTGCACACCGGCGACAGCGTCACGGTCGCGCCGGCGATGACCCTTACCGACCGGGAGTACCAGCGCCTGCGTGACCTGGGCATCGCGGTGCTGCGTGAGGTCGGGGTGGACACCGGTGGTTGCAACATCCAGTTCGCGGTGAACCCGGCCGACGGCCGGATCGTGGTGATCGAGATGAACCCGCGGGTGTCCCGCTCCTCGGCGCTGGCGTCGAAGGCGACCGGCTTCCCGATCGCCAAGATCGCCGCGAAGCTGGCCATCGGGTACACCCTCGACGAGATCCCCAACGACATCACCCGCAAGACCCCGGCGGCGTTCGAGCCGAGCCTGGACTACGTGGTGGTGAAGATCCCCCGGTTCGCGTTCGAGAAGTTCCCCGGCGCGGACCCGGAGCTGACCACCACGATGAAGTCGGTGGGCGAGGCGATGAGCCTGGGGCGTAACTTCACCGAGGCGCTGAACAAGGCGATGCGCTCGATGGAGACGAAGGCGGCGGGCTTCTGGACCGTGCCGGACCCGGCCGACGCGACCAGGGAGAACACCCTGGCCGCGCTGCGGGTGCCGCACGACGGTCGGCTCTACACCGTCGAGCGGGCGCTGCGGCTCGGCGCCTCGATCGACGAGGTCCATGCCGCCTCGGGCGGGATCGACAGGTGGTTCCTGGACCAGATCGCCGGTCTGGTCGAGCTGCGGGCGGAGATCGTGGCCGCCCCGGTGCTCGACACGGAGCTGCTGCGGGTGGCCAAGCGGGCCGGGCTGTCGGACCGGCAGCTGGCCGCGTTGCGTCCGGAGCTGGCGGCCGAGGACGGGGTACGCACCCTGCGGCACCGGCTCGACGTCCGGCCGGTGTTCAAGACGGTGGACACCTGCGCGGCCGAGTTCGAGGCGACCACGCCGTACCACTACTCGACGTACGACGCCGAGACCGAGGTGACCGGTTCGGCCCGGCCGAAGGTGCTGATCCTGGGCTCCGGACCGAACCGGATCGGGCAGGGCATCGAGTTCGACTACTCCTGCGTGCACGCGGTACAGGCGCTGCGAAGCGCGCCGAGCGGGGCAGCCGTTGCGTCCGGTTCCGGTGCCGACGGTGCCGGCTTCGAGACCGTCATGATCAACTGCAACCCGGAGACGGTCTCCACCGACTACGACACCGCCGACCGGCTCTACTTCGAGCCGTTGACCTTCGAGGACGTGCTGGAGGTCTGGCATGCCGAGGACACCTCCGGCCGGGCGGCCGGCGGTCCGGGCGTGGTCGGGGTGATCGTGCAGCTCGGCGGGCAGACCCCGCTGGGGTTGGCGCAGCGGCTCAAGGACGCCGGGGTGCCGGTGGTCGGCACCTCCCCGGAGTCCATCCACCTGGCCGAGGAGCGGGGCGCCTTCGGTGAGGTGCTGGCCCGGGCCGGGCTGCGCGCCCCGGCACACGGCATGGCCACCTCGTACGAGCAGGCCCGGGCGATCGCCGAGGAGATCGGCTACCCGGTGCTGGTCCGCCCCTCGTACGTGCTGGGCGGGCGGGGTATGGAGATCGTCTACGACGACCCGACGCTGCGGGACTACATCGGCCGGGCCACCGACATCTCCCCGGACCATCCGGTGCTGGTGGACCGCTTCCTCGACGACGCGATCGAGATCGACGTGGACGCCCTCTGCGACGCCGACGGCGAGGTCTACCTGGGTGGCGTGATGGAGCACATCGAGGAGGCCGGCATCCACTCCGGTGACTCGTCGTGCACCCTGCCGCCGATCACCCTGGCCGCCTCGCACATCGAGCAGGTCCGCCGCTACACCGAGGCGATCGCGCACGGGGTGGGCGTACGCGGTCTGCTCAACGTCCAGTACGCGCTCAAGGACGACGTGCTGTACGTCCTGGAGGCCAACCCCCGGGCGTCGCGGACCGTGCCGTTCGTGTCTAAGGCGACGGCGGTGCCGTTGGCCAAGGCGGCGGCCCGCATCGCGCTCGGCGCGAGCATCGCCGAGCTGCGCGCCGAGGGGATGCTGCCGCCCAGCGGGGACGGTGGCACGATGCCGCCGGGCGCGCCGATCGCGGTGAAGGAGGCGGTGCTGCCGTTCAAGCGGTTCCGCACCCCGGCCGGCAAGGGGGTGGACTCGCTGCTCGGCCCGGAGATGAAGTCCACCGGCGAGGTGATGGGCATCGACCCGCACTTCGGGCACGCCTTCGCCAAGTCCCAGTCGGCCGCGTACGGTTCGCTGCCGACCGGGGGGAAGATCTTCGTCTCGGTGGCCAACCGGGACAAGCGCGCGATGATCTTCCCGATCAAGCGCCTGGCGGACCTGGGCTTCGAGATCGTCGCGACCGCCGGCACCGCCGAGGTGCTGCGCCGGCACGGCGTCACCTGCGAGGAGATCCGCAAGCACTACGAGACCGGGCAGGACGACGACGCGGTGTCGCTGGTCCTGCGCGGCGAGGTGGCCCTGGTGGTCAACACGCCGCAGGGCTCCGGGGCCAGCGCCCGCTCCGACGGGTACGAGATCCGCAGCGCCGCCGTGACCGCGGACATCCCGTGCGTCACCACGGTTCCCGGTGTGGCGGCCGCGGTGATGGGCATCGAGGCCCGGATCCGGGGGGACATGCAGGTCCGCCCCCTGCAGGATCTGCACGCCACCCTGCGGGGACTGCGGTGA
- a CDS encoding quinone-dependent dihydroorotate dehydrogenase, with translation MIFERAVRPWLFRLGGGDAEAAHDWTLRRLAVLARQPAALAALRARYLVQAPRTVFGVRFPNPVGLAAGMDKNGLALPAWSALGFGFVEVGTVTAHAQPGNPRPRLFRLPDSAAVVNRMGFNNAGAEALAVRLAALPRPLGVPLGISLGKSKVTPLDEAVEDYLASYRALRSHGDYFAVNVSSPNTPGLRSLQDKEHLDALLAALVGEKPVLVKIAPDLTEPAIAELLEVCLARGAAGVIATNTTLSRDGLAAADRPRGAQAGGLSGRPLAERARAVVSFVHTETGGRLPVVGVGGILDPDDATRMFDAGASLVQLYTGFIYRGPGLTRAVARAAAGVAPPTAATLR, from the coding sequence GTGATCTTCGAGCGGGCGGTACGTCCGTGGCTGTTCCGCCTCGGCGGCGGTGACGCCGAGGCGGCGCACGACTGGACGCTGCGCCGGCTGGCGGTGCTGGCCCGGCAGCCGGCGGCGCTGGCCGCGCTGCGGGCCCGGTACCTGGTCCAGGCCCCCCGCACGGTGTTCGGGGTGCGGTTTCCCAACCCGGTCGGGCTGGCCGCCGGGATGGACAAGAACGGGTTGGCGTTGCCGGCCTGGTCGGCGCTGGGCTTCGGCTTCGTCGAGGTCGGCACGGTGACCGCGCACGCCCAGCCGGGCAACCCCCGGCCCCGGTTGTTCCGGCTGCCCGACAGCGCCGCCGTGGTCAACCGGATGGGCTTCAACAACGCCGGGGCCGAGGCGCTCGCGGTCCGGCTGGCGGCGTTGCCCCGCCCGCTCGGGGTACCGCTGGGCATCTCGCTCGGCAAGTCCAAGGTGACCCCGTTGGACGAGGCGGTCGAGGACTACCTCGCCTCCTACCGGGCGTTGCGTTCCCACGGCGACTACTTCGCGGTCAACGTCTCCTCGCCGAACACCCCGGGGCTGCGGTCGTTGCAGGACAAGGAGCACCTGGACGCCCTGCTGGCGGCGCTGGTGGGGGAGAAGCCGGTGCTGGTCAAGATCGCTCCGGATCTGACCGAGCCGGCCATCGCCGAGCTGCTGGAGGTCTGTCTGGCCCGGGGTGCGGCCGGGGTGATCGCCACCAACACCACGTTGTCGCGCGACGGCCTGGCCGCCGCCGACCGGCCGCGGGGCGCGCAGGCCGGTGGGCTCTCCGGGCGACCGTTGGCCGAACGGGCCCGCGCGGTGGTCTCCTTCGTGCACACCGAGACCGGTGGGCGGCTGCCGGTGGTCGGGGTGGGTGGGATTCTCGACCCGGACGACGCCACCCGGATGTTCGACGCCGGCGCGAGCCTCGTGCAGCTCTACACCGGTTTCATCTACCGTGGGCCGGGCCTGACCCGCGCCGTGGCCCGAGCCGCGGCGGGTGTCGCGCCGCCGACCGCGGCCACCCTCCGGTGA
- a CDS encoding adenosylmethionine--8-amino-7-oxononanoate transaminase: protein MTPEEILAADRAHVWHPYAPLPPATPPYVVAGAEGVRLRLADGRELVDGMSSWWSAIHGYRHPVLDAAVTDQLGRMSHVMFGGLTHEPAVRLARTLVELAPDGLERVFLCDSGSVSVEVAVKMCLQYQRATGRPQRRRLGTWRGGYHGDTFHPMSVCDPVGGMHHLWTDVLPRQVFAPQPPDGFAAPPDPAYAATLVEAVERHADELAAVIVEPVVQGAGGMRFHHPEYLRVLREVTRAHGVLLVFDEIATGFGRTGTMFAAEHAGVTPDVLCLGKALTGGYLSLAAALCTPEVAWGISADGGVLAHGPTFMGNPLACAVANASVGLLRAGDWAAEVRRVGAGLAAGLEPLRGAPGVRDVRVLGAIGVVQLDHEVDLPAATAAAVGRGVWLRPFRDLVYAMPPYVTDDDDLARITAGMAAAVAAG from the coding sequence GTGACGCCCGAGGAGATCCTGGCCGCCGACCGGGCCCACGTCTGGCACCCGTACGCGCCACTGCCCCCGGCCACCCCGCCGTACGTGGTGGCCGGTGCCGAGGGGGTGCGGCTGCGCCTGGCCGACGGGCGGGAGCTGGTCGACGGCATGTCGTCGTGGTGGTCGGCGATCCACGGGTACCGCCATCCGGTGCTCGACGCCGCGGTCACCGACCAGCTCGGCCGGATGAGTCACGTGATGTTCGGCGGGCTGACCCACGAGCCGGCGGTACGACTGGCCCGTACCCTGGTCGAGCTGGCCCCCGACGGGCTGGAGCGGGTCTTCCTCTGCGACTCGGGGTCGGTCAGCGTCGAGGTGGCGGTCAAGATGTGCCTGCAGTACCAGCGGGCCACCGGTCGACCGCAGCGGCGCCGGCTGGGCACCTGGCGCGGCGGGTACCACGGGGACACCTTCCACCCGATGAGCGTCTGCGACCCGGTCGGCGGGATGCACCATCTCTGGACCGACGTGCTGCCCCGGCAGGTCTTCGCCCCGCAACCGCCGGACGGCTTCGCCGCCCCGCCCGATCCGGCGTACGCCGCGACGCTTGTCGAGGCGGTGGAGCGGCACGCCGACGAGCTGGCCGCGGTGATCGTCGAGCCGGTGGTGCAGGGCGCCGGCGGGATGCGCTTCCACCACCCCGAGTACCTGCGGGTGCTGCGCGAGGTGACCCGGGCGCACGGGGTACTGCTGGTCTTCGACGAGATCGCCACCGGGTTCGGCCGGACCGGGACGATGTTCGCCGCCGAACACGCCGGGGTCACCCCGGACGTGCTCTGTCTCGGCAAGGCGCTGACCGGCGGGTACCTCAGCCTGGCCGCCGCGCTCTGTACCCCGGAGGTCGCCTGGGGCATCTCCGCCGACGGCGGTGTGCTGGCGCACGGCCCCACCTTCATGGGCAACCCGTTGGCCTGCGCGGTGGCCAACGCCTCCGTGGGGCTGCTGCGCGCCGGTGACTGGGCCGCCGAGGTCCGCCGGGTGGGCGCCGGTCTGGCGGCCGGGCTGGAGCCGCTGCGCGGCGCGCCGGGGGTACGCGACGTGCGGGTGCTGGGCGCGATCGGCGTGGTGCAGCTCGACCACGAGGTGGACCTGCCCGCCGCCACCGCCGCGGCGGTGGGGCGGGGCGTCTGGCTGCGTCCGTTCCGGGACCTGGTCTACGCCATGCCGCCGTACGTGACCGACGACGACGACCTGGCCCGGATCACGGCCGGGATGGCCGCGGCGGTGGCGGCGGGCTGA
- the pyrF gene encoding orotidine-5'-phosphate decarboxylase produces METFGSRLHRAMTERGPLCVGIDPHPELLRRWGLPDTVEGLDRFARTVVEALGDRVAVIKPQSAFFERFGASGVSVLESTIRQLRDVGSLVLLDVKRGDIGSTVRAYASAYLHPSSSLYVDAITASPYLGVGSLAPMFELAAEHGGGVFVLALTSNPEGAAVQRAVSPDGRTVAQTVIDEISQLNSGCEPLGNFGLVVGATIGETGHDLSSVGGPLLAPGLGAQGATAADLRTVFGSGLSAVLPSYSREVLNAGPDTAALRAAADRVLADCRAALRPVD; encoded by the coding sequence ATGGAGACCTTCGGGAGCCGACTGCACCGGGCGATGACCGAGCGGGGACCGCTCTGTGTCGGCATCGACCCGCACCCCGAGTTGCTCCGCCGGTGGGGCCTGCCGGACACCGTCGAGGGGCTGGACCGATTCGCCCGGACCGTCGTGGAAGCGCTCGGTGACCGGGTTGCGGTGATCAAGCCGCAGTCGGCCTTCTTCGAACGTTTCGGAGCCTCGGGCGTGTCGGTTCTAGAGTCAACTATCCGACAGTTACGAGATGTCGGCTCGCTCGTTCTGCTGGACGTCAAGCGCGGTGACATCGGTTCGACGGTGCGCGCGTACGCCTCCGCGTACCTCCATCCATCCAGCTCGCTGTATGTCGACGCGATCACCGCGAGTCCGTACCTGGGGGTCGGGTCGCTGGCTCCGATGTTCGAGTTGGCCGCCGAGCACGGTGGCGGCGTCTTCGTCCTCGCGCTCACCTCGAACCCGGAGGGTGCCGCCGTGCAGCGCGCGGTCAGTCCCGACGGGCGGACTGTCGCGCAGACGGTCATCGACGAGATTTCCCAGCTCAACAGCGGTTGTGAACCGCTCGGTAACTTTGGGTTGGTGGTGGGGGCGACCATTGGCGAGACAGGTCACGACCTGTCGTCGGTGGGCGGGCCGCTGCTCGCCCCGGGGCTCGGCGCACAGGGTGCCACGGCCGCCGATCTGCGTACCGTCTTCGGCTCCGGGCTCTCCGCCGTGCTGCCGTCGTACTCCCGGGAGGTGCTCAACGCGGGCCCGGACACCGCCGCGCTGCGGGCCGCTGCGGACCGGGTGCTGGCGGACTGCCGGGCCGCGCTGAGGCCTGTCGACTGA
- the mihF gene encoding integration host factor, actinobacterial type codes for MPLPSLTPEQRAAALEKAAEIRKARAELKEQLKQGKTTLAAVLDRAESDDVVGKLKVSAVLQSMPGIGKIRATQIMEKLKIADSRRLRGLGEQQRKALLGEFAAN; via the coding sequence GTGCCGCTCCCGTCACTGACCCCCGAGCAGCGCGCAGCCGCGCTGGAAAAGGCTGCGGAGATCCGCAAAGCCCGTGCTGAGCTGAAGGAGCAGCTCAAGCAGGGCAAGACCACCCTCGCCGCCGTGCTCGACCGGGCCGAGTCCGACGATGTCGTCGGCAAGCTCAAGGTCTCGGCCGTCCTGCAGTCGATGCCGGGCATCGGCAAGATCCGGGCGACCCAGATCATGGAGAAGCTGAAGATCGCCGACAGTCGCCGCCTGCGTGGGCTCGGCGAGCAGCAGCGCAAGGCGCTGCTGGGAGAGTTCGCCGCGAACTGA
- a CDS encoding guanylate kinase, translating to MSTDGETRPAARLTVLAGPSGAGRESVVELVRARSPAIWTPAPATTRPRRECEVDGIDRVFLDPVEFDQLAAAGQLLEWARIGPYRRGTPGESVRSRLRAGRPVLLPLDLVGASQVRAAFPGSRLVLLRPPGYRPEPAVDALVDHTVLHDRTERAVDELVGLLGSVT from the coding sequence GTGAGCACGGACGGCGAGACGCGCCCGGCAGCTCGGCTCACTGTCCTGGCCGGACCTTCCGGTGCCGGCAGGGAGAGTGTGGTCGAGCTGGTCCGGGCGCGTTCCCCGGCCATCTGGACTCCGGCGCCGGCCACCACCCGGCCGCGCCGCGAGTGCGAGGTGGACGGAATCGACCGGGTCTTTCTCGACCCGGTCGAGTTCGACCAACTGGCCGCCGCCGGCCAGTTGCTGGAGTGGGCCCGGATCGGGCCGTACCGGCGGGGTACGCCGGGCGAGTCGGTCCGGTCCCGGTTGCGTGCCGGTCGGCCGGTGCTGCTCCCGCTGGACCTGGTCGGCGCGTCGCAGGTGCGTGCGGCGTTCCCGGGGTCCCGGCTGGTGCTGCTCCGGCCGCCCGGGTACCGTCCCGAGCCGGCCGTCGACGCCCTCGTGGACCACACCGTGCTGCACGACCGTACCGAGCGGGCCGTGGACGAACTGGTAGGCTTGCTCGGTTCTGTCACTTGA
- the rpoZ gene encoding DNA-directed RNA polymerase subunit omega, with the protein MGSIANPEGITNPPIDELLDKTTSKYALVIFAAKRARQVNAYYSQLGEGLLEYVGPLVETTPQEKPLSIAMREINAGLLTAEPTDQP; encoded by the coding sequence GTGGGATCCATCGCCAACCCCGAAGGCATCACCAACCCGCCGATCGACGAGCTGCTCGACAAGACCACCTCGAAGTACGCGCTGGTGATCTTCGCCGCCAAGCGTGCCCGTCAGGTCAACGCCTACTACAGCCAGCTCGGCGAGGGCCTGCTGGAGTACGTCGGCCCGCTGGTGGAGACCACCCCGCAGGAGAAGCCGCTCTCCATCGCCATGCGGGAGATCAACGCGGGCCTGCTCACCGCCGAGCCGACCGACCAGCCGTAG
- the coaBC gene encoding bifunctional phosphopantothenoylcysteine decarboxylase/phosphopantothenate--cysteine ligase CoaBC, whose protein sequence is MSAEIVLGVGGGIAAYKACELLRLFTESGHRVRVVPTGSALRFVGAPTWAALSGQPVADDVWAQVHEVPHVRLGQRADLVVVAPATADLLARAAHGLADDLLTNTLLTARCPVLLAPAMHTEMWEHPATVANVATLRSRGVRVIEPAVGRLTGADSGKGRLPDPAEIFAIARRTLARGPASADLAGRHVVVTAGGTREPLDPVRFLGNRSSGKQGYAFARAAVARGARVTLISANVSLAPPAGVDLVRVGTTEQLRTATLSAAAGADAVVMAAAPADFRPASYSTSKIKKSTDEAPTIELVINPDIAAELGRDRRPEQVLVVFAAETGDAEANGRAKLARKRADLIVINEVGPDKVFGADTNAATVVGADGATHTLAERSKEELADDVWDLVVARWPALPER, encoded by the coding sequence ATGTCCGCCGAGATCGTCCTCGGAGTCGGCGGCGGCATCGCCGCCTACAAGGCGTGTGAGCTGCTGCGACTGTTCACCGAGTCGGGGCACCGGGTCCGCGTCGTGCCGACTGGGTCGGCCCTGCGCTTCGTCGGCGCGCCGACCTGGGCCGCGCTCTCCGGACAGCCGGTCGCCGACGACGTCTGGGCGCAGGTGCACGAGGTGCCGCACGTGCGGCTCGGTCAACGGGCCGACCTCGTGGTGGTCGCGCCGGCCACCGCCGACCTGCTGGCCCGTGCCGCCCACGGCCTCGCCGACGACCTGCTCACCAACACCCTGCTCACCGCCCGGTGCCCGGTGCTGCTGGCCCCGGCCATGCACACCGAGATGTGGGAGCACCCCGCCACCGTGGCCAACGTCGCGACCCTGCGCTCCCGCGGGGTACGGGTGATCGAGCCGGCCGTCGGGCGGCTCACCGGCGCGGACAGCGGCAAGGGGCGGCTGCCCGATCCGGCCGAGATCTTCGCGATCGCCCGCCGGACGTTGGCCCGGGGCCCGGCCTCCGCCGACCTCGCCGGCCGGCACGTGGTGGTCACCGCCGGTGGCACCCGGGAGCCGTTGGACCCGGTGCGGTTCCTCGGCAACCGCTCGTCGGGCAAACAGGGCTACGCCTTCGCCCGCGCGGCGGTGGCCCGGGGCGCCCGGGTGACCCTGATCTCGGCCAATGTCTCCCTCGCCCCGCCGGCCGGCGTGGACCTGGTCCGGGTCGGCACCACCGAGCAGTTGCGTACCGCGACGCTGTCGGCAGCCGCCGGAGCGGACGCGGTGGTGATGGCGGCGGCACCTGCCGATTTCCGACCGGCGAGCTACTCCACCAGCAAAATCAAGAAGTCGACGGACGAAGCCCCTACCATCGAACTCGTCATCAATCCCGACATCGCCGCCGAGTTGGGTCGGGACCGTCGGCCGGAGCAGGTACTGGTGGTGTTCGCAGCGGAGACCGGTGACGCCGAGGCCAACGGCCGGGCCAAACTCGCCCGCAAGCGAGCCGACCTCATCGTCATCAACGAGGTCGGTCCGGACAAGGTCTTCGGCGCCGACACCAACGCGGCCACCGTCGTCGGTGCCGACGGCGCCACGCACACCCTGGCCGAGCGGTCCAAGGAGGAGCTGGCCGACGACGTCTGGGACCTCGTCGTCGCGCGGTGGCCGGCCCTTCCCGAAAGGTGA